The following proteins are encoded in a genomic region of [Eubacterium] hominis:
- a CDS encoding LicD family protein, which produces MREIELEELKKIQLEIMQVVHDFCVDNKIDYSLTYGTLIGVIRHKGYIPWDDDIDICMTRPEYNKFIKMFNNKNERYKVYSFELNNNYPFPFAKIIDTHTVLIEKSDIKFKMGINIDLFPIDAVDAKQIVLKRQIRLKKIYNVKVVKLVKSRKLHKNFILFVGKLLFIFIPLKLIVKLMCNNASHYNYDSSNYVSCVAFGSKNNQPIKKEIFSKYLLLPFENKEFFVMEGYDQYLKSIYGDYLELPPKNEQITHHAFKAFYID; this is translated from the coding sequence ATGAGAGAAATAGAATTAGAGGAATTAAAAAAAATACAATTAGAAATCATGCAAGTTGTACATGATTTTTGTGTGGATAACAAAATAGATTATTCTTTAACTTATGGTACTTTGATCGGAGTCATTAGACACAAAGGATATATCCCTTGGGATGATGATATAGACATATGTATGACACGACCAGAATACAACAAATTTATCAAAATGTTTAATAATAAAAATGAAAGATATAAAGTTTATTCTTTTGAATTAAATAATAATTATCCTTTTCCATTTGCAAAAATTATTGATACACATACAGTGTTGATAGAAAAAAGTGATATTAAATTCAAAATGGGTATAAATATTGATTTATTTCCTATCGATGCTGTAGATGCTAAACAAATTGTTTTAAAAAGACAAATACGATTAAAAAAAATATACAATGTAAAAGTTGTAAAATTGGTAAAAAGTAGAAAATTGCACAAAAACTTTATACTATTTGTTGGAAAACTATTGTTTATTTTTATTCCACTTAAATTAATAGTGAAACTTATGTGTAATAATGCAAGTCATTATAATTATGATAGTTCAAATTATGTATCATGTGTTGCTTTTGGTTCAAAAAATAATCAACCTATAAAGAAAGAAATATTTAGTAAATATTTATTATTACCTTTTGAAAATAAAGAATTCTTTGTAATGGAAGGGTATGATCAATATTTAAAAAGCATATATGGCGATTATTTGGAACTACCTCCAAAAAATGAGCAGATTACACATCATGCTTTTAAAGCATTTTATATTGATTAA
- a CDS encoding leucine-rich repeat protein, producing MGISIVNDCLIISDDIVFLKDGNFKNQSFKKVILSSNIKVISKECFKNCDKLEEIILPIGVKRIEESAFENCSSLRKIIILGDLEYIGDYAFVETKIENITFPESLKYIGDYAFFCCLINEVYLPDSVEFIGESAFKDCGQIGNKIVLKFYEKKYFIEYCKNNLIKYEILTDRIFDYHIDEDGALTFNSDIVYIEKETFKNNQIITSINFDKDIIVINESAFENCKNLKSISLSGIITIDSRAFCNCSDLISCNFRGDVISIGDESFFNDSLIDVNFKNSIKKIGERAFAGNPLVFLKLPDDIEFIGQDAFFACQNKDNHILIESNSKIVENYCNQNNILHSKGRTIKLLNPLIKMKRYIKEVTFYTEVKKVYGSGYKRKVLLEDINLSFSSGDMVFIMGCSGSGKSTLLKSIFGITKQSKVYSELKIKNGKNEKVYHLKKGKSNFMKFLTYGPQFSLSNPNLKVKQEIKKKLELRNIYIKKEVYTKTITKYNLENLLDKKISNLSGGEKKRLMMAVADLCNCYIYAMDEPDSGLDEPFASQLFLQLWEKSCEGCIVAVVSHHPKDFVKNDKVIKFEEVFNKLLVLAVDEKDIGRVAYFGETKDARDFFKLKENDKYSDIIKILENQEQSNYYIKRWQQVMKKTK from the coding sequence ATGGGTATAAGCATAGTAAATGATTGTTTGATAATTTCAGATGATATAGTTTTTTTGAAAGATGGAAATTTTAAAAATCAAAGTTTTAAAAAAGTTATATTATCGTCTAATATAAAAGTAATCAGTAAAGAATGTTTTAAAAATTGTGATAAATTAGAAGAAATCATACTACCTATAGGTGTAAAGCGAATAGAAGAGTCGGCATTTGAAAACTGTTCTTCTTTACGAAAAATTATAATATTAGGTGATTTAGAATATATAGGAGATTACGCTTTTGTAGAAACTAAAATTGAGAATATCACATTTCCTGAATCGTTAAAATATATAGGAGATTATGCTTTTTTTTGTTGTTTGATTAATGAAGTTTATCTTCCAGATAGTGTAGAATTTATTGGAGAGTCTGCATTCAAAGATTGTGGACAAATAGGAAACAAAATAGTTTTAAAATTTTATGAAAAAAAGTATTTTATCGAATATTGTAAAAACAATTTGATAAAATATGAGATTTTAACTGATAGAATTTTTGATTATCATATCGACGAAGATGGCGCTTTAACATTTAATTCTGATATTGTTTATATTGAAAAGGAAACATTTAAAAATAATCAAATAATTACCTCGATAAATTTTGATAAAGATATAATTGTAATAAATGAATCTGCTTTTGAAAATTGCAAAAACCTTAAAAGTATATCATTAAGTGGAATTATCACAATAGATAGTCGTGCTTTTTGTAATTGCTCTGACTTAATTTCATGCAACTTTCGTGGAGACGTGATTAGCATAGGTGATGAATCTTTTTTTAATGATTCATTGATTGATGTGAATTTTAAAAACAGTATAAAAAAAATAGGTGAAAGAGCATTTGCAGGAAACCCATTAGTCTTTTTAAAATTACCAGATGATATTGAATTTATAGGTCAAGATGCTTTTTTTGCCTGTCAAAATAAAGATAATCACATATTAATTGAATCTAATTCAAAGATAGTTGAGAATTATTGTAATCAAAATAATATATTGCATAGTAAAGGTAGAACAATAAAATTATTAAATCCTTTAATCAAAATGAAAAGATATATTAAGGAAGTCACTTTTTATACTGAGGTAAAAAAAGTATATGGTTCTGGTTATAAAAGGAAAGTCTTATTAGAAGATATTAATTTGTCTTTTTCTTCTGGAGATATGGTATTTATCATGGGGTGTTCTGGATCTGGTAAATCAACACTATTAAAAAGTATATTTGGAATAACGAAACAGTCTAAAGTTTATTCAGAATTAAAGATAAAAAATGGGAAAAATGAAAAAGTATATCATTTGAAAAAAGGAAAAAGCAATTTTATGAAATTTCTTACATATGGTCCACAATTTTCTCTATCAAATCCTAATTTAAAAGTAAAACAAGAAATTAAAAAAAAGCTGGAGTTAAGAAATATTTATATAAAAAAAGAAGTATATACAAAGACCATAACTAAATATAATCTTGAAAATCTTTTAGATAAAAAAATTTCAAATTTAAGTGGAGGTGAAAAAAAACGATTAATGATGGCTGTTGCTGATTTGTGTAATTGTTACATATATGCAATGGATGAACCAGATTCAGGATTAGACGAGCCATTTGCAAGTCAACTATTTTTACAATTATGGGAAAAATCTTGTGAAGGATGTATTGTAGCGGTAGTTAGTCATCATCCAAAGGATTTTGTGAAAAATGATAAAGTAATTAAATTTGAAGAGGTTTTTAATAAATTACTTGTATTAGCTGTAGATGAAAAAGATATAGGCAGAGTTGCATATTTTGGAGAAACCAAAGATGCAAGAGATTTTTTTAAATTAAAAGAAAATGATAAATACAGTGATATCATCAAAATTTTAGAAAACCAAGAACAATCTAATTATTATATAAAGCGATGGCAGCAAGTGATGAAAAAAACTAAATAA
- a CDS encoding NAD/NADP octopine/nopaline dehydrogenase family protein, with translation MNIAVLGSGNIGTLISAQLSLNDKVNLYSRKPEKFNSLITVFDEDTNTEYQSKINMVSDNLEKVLKNCELVIITVPAFAIKDLIVKVFKIIDIETKVLFYPGTGGVEFYCKDFIKKGGKIYGTQRVCSVARLKEYGKSVITSGKRNHMFVGSIPSNCAGEFKKFIENKFDIDTTVLPNYLSVTLTPSNPILHTSRLYSIFEDYNKECGYKYIPLFYEEWDNKSSKILIDADNEVQRLCRKINLDLNNVKSLLEHYESKNKEELTKKIISIKSLKGIPTPSIFKNEQLHPDLDSRYFTADFPYGLMVIKAICLIYKMETPMIDKMLFWYQKLVKKEYLVDCDHLGIDSKEISIPQDYDLKTPLDIETFYNKEY, from the coding sequence ATGAATATAGCAGTACTAGGCAGTGGTAATATCGGAACATTAATAAGTGCACAATTATCTTTAAATGATAAAGTTAATTTATATTCTAGAAAACCAGAAAAATTCAACTCATTAATAACTGTATTTGATGAGGATACAAATACTGAATATCAATCAAAGATTAACATGGTAAGTGATAATTTAGAAAAAGTATTGAAAAATTGTGAGTTAGTTATCATTACAGTACCTGCTTTTGCAATTAAAGATTTAATTGTTAAAGTGTTTAAAATAATTGATATAGAAACAAAAGTTTTATTTTATCCAGGGACAGGAGGTGTAGAATTTTATTGTAAAGATTTTATAAAAAAAGGTGGAAAAATATATGGAACTCAAAGAGTTTGCTCTGTCGCACGTTTAAAAGAATATGGTAAATCGGTTATTACTTCTGGCAAAAGGAATCACATGTTTGTGGGAAGCATTCCAAGCAATTGTGCAGGTGAATTTAAAAAATTTATTGAGAATAAATTTGATATTGATACAACTGTTTTACCCAATTATCTATCTGTTACCTTAACTCCAAGTAATCCGATTTTGCATACATCAAGACTTTATTCTATATTTGAAGATTATAATAAAGAATGTGGATATAAATACATTCCATTATTTTATGAGGAATGGGATAACAAAAGTAGTAAAATTTTAATAGATGCAGATAATGAAGTTCAAAGATTATGTAGGAAAATAAATTTAGATCTCAATAATGTAAAATCATTATTAGAGCATTATGAATCTAAAAATAAAGAAGAATTAACTAAAAAAATTATTAGCATTAAAAGCTTGAAAGGTATTCCTACGCCAAGTATATTTAAAAATGAACAATTACATCCAGATTTAGATTCGAGATATTTTACTGCAGATTTCCCATATGGATTAATGGTTATAAAAGCTATTTGTTTAATTTATAAGATGGAAACGCCTATGATTGATAAGATGCTTTTTTGGTATCAAAAATTAGTTAAGAAAGAATATTTAGTAGATTGTGATCATTTAGGAATAGATTCAAAAGAAATTAGTATACCTCAAGACTATGATTTAAAAACTCCTCTTGATATAGAGACATTTTATAATAAAGAGTATTAG
- a CDS encoding NTP transferase domain-containing protein, with the protein MNLTPLEFEILVKIERNRDMKFSQRELAKDLLVSTGMINKTIKDLLVKELIISEETSKYELTLKGYEWLEPYRVKKAIFMAAGFGSRMVPVTLNTPKPLIQVHGKRIIETLLDAVLDAGIQDITIVRGYLGEQFDVLLNKYPMIKFVENPIYNEANNISSAYVVKNMLENSYVLESDLVLYNKDIIRKYEYTSNYTGMKVDITDDWCFETKNGIITKVKVGGKDVHHMFGISYWNKEDARKMSVDISEVFHSPGGKEKYWDEVSLKECIDHYQIMVRPVQKGDVVEIDTFNELKQIDPIYNV; encoded by the coding sequence ATGAATTTAACACCATTAGAGTTTGAAATATTAGTTAAAATAGAAAGAAATCGTGATATGAAATTCTCTCAAAGAGAATTGGCGAAAGATTTATTAGTTTCTACAGGAATGATTAATAAAACGATTAAAGATCTGTTAGTTAAAGAACTTATTATAAGTGAAGAAACAAGTAAGTACGAATTAACGTTAAAAGGATATGAATGGTTAGAGCCATATCGAGTAAAAAAAGCTATTTTTATGGCAGCAGGATTTGGAAGCAGAATGGTGCCAGTAACTTTAAATACTCCAAAACCATTAATACAAGTACATGGGAAAAGAATTATTGAAACATTATTAGATGCAGTATTAGATGCTGGTATACAGGATATTACAATTGTTAGAGGGTATTTAGGTGAACAATTTGATGTATTATTGAATAAATATCCAATGATCAAATTTGTAGAAAATCCTATTTATAATGAAGCAAATAATATTTCTAGCGCATATGTTGTGAAAAACATGTTAGAAAATTCATATGTATTAGAATCAGATTTGGTTCTTTATAATAAAGATATTATACGAAAGTATGAATATACATCAAATTATACAGGAATGAAAGTAGACATTACAGATGATTGGTGTTTTGAAACAAAGAATGGAATCATTACAAAAGTAAAAGTTGGTGGTAAAGATGTTCATCATATGTTTGGAATTTCATATTGGAATAAGGAAGATGCACGAAAAATGAGTGTAGATATATCTGAAGTATTTCATAGTCCAGGAGGAAAAGAAAAGTATTGGGATGAAGTATCTTTGAAGGAATGTATTGATCATTATCAAATCATGGTAAGGCCAGTACAAAAAGGTGATGTTGTTGAAATTGATACATTTAATGAATTGAAACAAATTGATCCTATATATAATGTTTAA
- a CDS encoding ABC transporter permease: protein MIKQTKTLLSTRFHEMINVKQYKFVVLAFLMISLMSFVLKEDIFKTYSATRSGIFTLVCASIWLGIFNSIQTICSCRQRIIDDFLNEMRVGSFVLSELIFQIFICFIQTLIVMIVFTFTFSYNKEGIITKSIIEYFIMIFLIIYSSDILGLILSSFVKSSVTAMELMPFVLVIQMILPGTLFELKGILEKFSFFTISKWGMDALGSIANLEKLASNETINIKYNTTECFIHTQEHFVEIVCVFLLFITISVFMTYIGVWKIKKNGL from the coding sequence ATGATTAAGCAAACAAAAACGCTTTTAAGTACTAGATTTCATGAAATGATTAATGTTAAACAATATAAATTTGTAGTGTTAGCATTTTTAATGATTTCTTTAATGTCATTTGTATTAAAAGAAGATATTTTTAAAACATATTCAGCAACAAGATCAGGTATATTTACTCTAGTCTGCGCAAGTATATGGTTAGGAATATTTAATTCAATACAAACAATTTGTTCTTGTAGGCAAAGAATAATTGATGATTTTTTAAATGAAATGCGTGTTGGATCTTTTGTTTTATCAGAGTTGATTTTTCAAATATTTATATGCTTTATACAAACTTTAATAGTTATGATTGTTTTCACTTTTACTTTTTCTTATAACAAAGAGGGTATTATAACAAAATCTATTATTGAGTATTTTATCATGATTTTTTTGATTATTTATTCGTCTGATATATTAGGATTGATATTATCATCTTTTGTTAAAAGTAGTGTTACTGCAATGGAATTAATGCCTTTTGTTTTAGTAATTCAAATGATTTTGCCAGGAACATTATTTGAACTAAAAGGAATTTTAGAAAAGTTTTCTTTTTTCACTATAAGTAAATGGGGAATGGATGCATTAGGAAGTATAGCAAATTTAGAGAAACTTGCTTCCAATGAAACGATTAACATAAAATATAATACAACAGAATGTTTTATTCATACACAAGAACATTTTGTTGAAATAGTTTGTGTATTCTTATTATTTATAACAATATCTGTTTTCATGACTTATATAGGAGTTTGGAAAATAAAAAAGAATGGTTTATAA
- a CDS encoding Hsp70 family protein, protein MSRIGIDFGTTNSYCAFYSNEGDGKLINIMKNNQPEPSLFFYKSNTGEIYGSRCKDYIDVFPNNFIKSIKVVLDNEEENVVIDGISFEKMYIVQKYIEHLINDIVNIKLESIYEDAVDEVVLSFPVGFSEKYKSKIKKAVENISIKGTDKFIKVIAMIEEPVAAAIHYFYIMKEKNIETNDNVLVYDLGGGTFDAAIVHKDILGDLTVIDHQGIKNLGGDQWDELLGNHIIKRLEYENLSDDGLNELKKIKQKERDYIKFLHKVEELKMRLSEADESIFVLNCGYSIIIRRTDFEEETKQLIEKTLTVCETLINDNSDYPISQIILCGGSTYMPMIKENLSRVFPTMSINLHYPESAIAFGDILYKENDSVSTILKTNHSYGTRCFIGNSEIEKISNVIYYNEYLPVVKSKNFCTHTATDSVIYTVYEGNIKEGEEDYSEIRSQKLLKQFRFVFNYIVPKETYMDVIYTLDEMGILTLSVHSDNHPDQNFSVKVFEDGI, encoded by the coding sequence ATGTCAAGGATAGGAATTGACTTTGGGACAACAAATTCGTATTGTGCATTCTATAGTAATGAAGGGGATGGTAAATTAATAAATATCATGAAAAACAATCAGCCTGAACCATCTTTATTTTTTTATAAGTCAAATACTGGAGAAATTTATGGGAGTAGATGTAAAGATTATATTGATGTTTTTCCCAATAATTTCATAAAATCAATAAAGGTAGTTTTAGATAATGAAGAAGAAAATGTAGTAATAGATGGAATATCATTTGAAAAAATGTATATTGTACAAAAATACATTGAGCATTTAATAAATGATATAGTAAATATAAAACTTGAGAGTATTTATGAAGATGCAGTAGATGAAGTTGTTTTATCTTTTCCAGTAGGGTTTTCTGAAAAATATAAAAGTAAAATTAAAAAGGCAGTAGAAAATATAAGCATAAAAGGAACAGATAAATTTATAAAAGTAATTGCAATGATTGAGGAACCTGTAGCGGCTGCAATTCATTATTTTTATATTATGAAGGAAAAAAATATAGAGACAAATGATAATGTTCTTGTATATGATTTAGGTGGGGGAACTTTTGATGCAGCTATTGTACATAAAGATATTTTAGGGGACTTAACTGTTATTGATCATCAGGGAATTAAAAATTTAGGTGGAGATCAATGGGATGAATTATTAGGAAATCACATTATAAAACGCTTAGAATATGAAAACTTAAGTGACGATGGATTGAATGAATTAAAAAAAATAAAGCAAAAAGAAAGAGATTATATAAAATTTTTGCATAAAGTTGAAGAATTAAAAATGCGATTAAGTGAAGCTGATGAATCAATATTTGTATTAAATTGTGGCTATAGTATTATCATTAGAAGAACTGATTTTGAAGAAGAAACAAAGCAATTAATAGAAAAAACGTTAACAGTATGTGAAACATTAATCAATGATAATAGCGATTATCCAATATCTCAAATTATATTATGTGGTGGAAGTACATATATGCCTATGATAAAGGAGAATCTTTCAAGAGTCTTTCCTACAATGAGTATAAATCTACATTATCCTGAATCGGCAATAGCATTTGGAGATATATTGTATAAAGAAAACGATAGTGTATCAACAATATTAAAAACAAATCATAGCTATGGTACAAGATGTTTTATAGGAAATTCAGAAATTGAAAAGATTAGTAATGTTATATACTATAATGAATATTTACCTGTTGTGAAATCAAAAAATTTTTGTACACATACTGCTACTGATTCAGTAATTTATACAGTTTATGAAGGAAATATTAAAGAAGGTGAGGAAGATTATAGTGAAATCAGAAGCCAAAAGTTATTAAAACAGTTCAGATTTGTATTTAATTATATTGTTCCAAAAGAGACTTATATGGATGTGATTTATACTTTAGATGAAATGGGGATTTTGACTTTATCTGTTCATAGTGATAATCATCCAGACCAGAATTTTAGTGTAAAGGTATTTGAAGATGGTATATAA
- a CDS encoding replication initiation factor, giving the protein MNDKNFIEELRQKREEYGVTQTRLAVACGISREYYNRIEKGKLPLTQELKETLEKRIERFNPREPLFLLIDYFRVRFPTTDALKIIRDVLQLKADYMLYEDYGKYGYESKYVLGDINVMCSMQEHLGILLELKGKGCRQLESYLLAQERSWYDFMLDCMTAGGVMKRLDLAINDRAGILDIPKLKEKYMAGECVSYFRKQKNYGSTEKCGDDMPKNTGETLYLGSTSSELYMCAYQKNYEQYVKNGTEIEDTEIKNRFEIRMKNERAYYAVVDLLTYRDAERTAFSIINHYVRFVDREDDKPKSQWKMNEDWAWFVGDNREPIRLTTKPEPYTLQKALHWLQRQVAPTIKMVQALDRENHTTILKDMIEQAELKDKHKHLLQLEKSTIEERIDTAVPQENDGIF; this is encoded by the coding sequence ATGAATGATAAAAACTTTATTGAAGAATTAAGGCAAAAACGTGAAGAATACGGAGTAACACAAACAAGGCTTGCGGTTGCCTGTGGTATCAGCCGTGAGTATTATAACCGCATTGAAAAAGGCAAACTTCCATTGACACAAGAACTGAAAGAAACATTAGAAAAACGGATTGAGCGTTTCAATCCACGAGAGCCATTATTCCTACTGATTGATTACTTTCGTGTCCGCTTTCCTACTACGGACGCATTAAAAATTATCCGTGATGTACTGCAACTGAAAGCCGATTATATGCTGTATGAAGATTATGGAAAATACGGGTATGAAAGCAAATATGTGCTTGGCGACATCAATGTCATGTGTTCCATGCAGGAGCATTTAGGAATTCTATTAGAACTGAAAGGGAAAGGCTGTCGGCAACTGGAAAGTTATCTGCTGGCACAGGAACGCTCATGGTATGATTTTATGCTTGATTGCATGACGGCTGGCGGTGTGATGAAACGGCTTGATTTAGCTATCAATGACCGAGCAGGAATATTAGATATTCCAAAACTAAAGGAAAAATATATGGCTGGGGAATGTGTTTCCTATTTCCGTAAACAGAAAAATTATGGCAGTACAGAAAAATGTGGTGATGATATGCCAAAGAATACAGGCGAAACCTTATATCTTGGCTCAACAAGTAGCGAACTATATATGTGTGCTTATCAAAAAAACTATGAACAGTATGTCAAGAATGGTACAGAAATTGAAGATACCGAGATTAAGAACCGTTTTGAAATACGCATGAAGAATGAGAGAGCCTATTATGCGGTTGTAGACTTACTGACTTATCGGGACGCTGAACGTACTGCTTTTTCTATCATCAATCATTATGTCCGCTTTGTAGATAGAGAGGACGATAAACCGAAAAGTCAATGGAAAATGAATGAGGATTGGGCGTGGTTTGTAGGGGATAACAGAGAACCGATACGCTTAACTACAAAACCAGAGCCTTACACCTTGCAAAAGGCATTGCATTGGCTACAAAGACAGGTTGCACCGACCATAAAAATGGTGCAGGCATTAGACAGAGAAAATCATACAACGATACTGAAAGATATGATTGAGCAGGCAGAACTCAAAGACAAGCATAAACACTTATTACAATTAGAAAAATCAACCATAGAAGAACGTATAGATACCGCTGTTCCACAAGAGAATGACGGTATTTTTTAA
- a CDS encoding LCP family protein, with the protein MKLNKKEIIFTSVVGLVTLITLYLLLRLNVLPMKYCIPLIILLIVICGVLIYTQIKNKSTKIGKVLIVLVSILLLFGDYAMYKGNGTLRKISNQKEGYAIVSVIVKSDNEAEDLKGLKGQRLGYSDTGETTYVYRALSDVKKEISDDVSLISYKSMNTFSEDFYDNKVDALLLDESTRATIEDEHPDFSRKTKVIAQFEYKIEEEDLSKNVKVTNVPFNVYITGIDTYGEISTTGRSDVNMIATINPKTKQILLTSIPRDYYIEQTCQGNQKDKLTHTGFFGVGCTLTSVENFFGIELNYYARVNFSSLEKIVNALGGVTISNPHDFSAGGFHFEEGDIQLNGAQALAFSRERYSFVDGDFERGRDQMRVLTAIINKITSPAIITNYSSVLDAIADTFQTNMNEDEIKAIINMQLDDMAGWKIKQISVSGTGGSDWTPANGFNAYVAYPDMDSVHEAVEMMRKIEKNEIIE; encoded by the coding sequence ATGAAATTAAATAAAAAAGAAATTATATTTACAAGCGTGGTTGGTCTAGTCACCTTGATTACTTTATATCTTTTATTAAGATTAAATGTGTTGCCAATGAAATATTGTATTCCACTAATCATCTTATTGATTGTGATATGTGGTGTTCTTATTTATACACAGATTAAAAATAAAAGTACAAAGATAGGAAAAGTATTGATTGTTTTAGTATCTATTCTATTGTTGTTTGGTGATTATGCCATGTACAAAGGTAATGGTACTTTACGTAAGATATCAAATCAAAAAGAAGGATATGCAATCGTATCTGTTATTGTGAAAAGTGATAATGAGGCAGAAGATTTAAAAGGATTAAAAGGACAAAGATTAGGGTATTCAGATACTGGAGAAACAACGTATGTATATCGAGCATTAAGTGATGTAAAGAAAGAAATATCAGATGATGTATCATTGATTTCTTATAAATCTATGAATACTTTTAGTGAAGACTTTTATGATAATAAAGTAGATGCTTTATTATTAGATGAAAGTACACGTGCTACGATTGAAGATGAACATCCTGACTTTAGTAGAAAGACGAAGGTAATCGCACAATTTGAATATAAGATAGAGGAAGAGGATCTAAGTAAGAATGTCAAGGTCACAAATGTTCCATTTAATGTGTATATCACAGGGATTGATACATATGGTGAAATCAGTACAACAGGTCGTAGTGATGTGAACATGATTGCGACCATCAATCCTAAAACTAAACAGATATTACTAACGAGTATTCCTCGTGATTATTATATTGAACAGACTTGTCAGGGTAACCAAAAAGATAAGTTAACCCATACAGGATTCTTTGGTGTTGGCTGTACATTAACTTCTGTTGAAAACTTCTTTGGTATAGAATTAAATTACTATGCAAGAGTGAATTTCTCAAGTTTAGAAAAGATTGTGAATGCATTAGGTGGAGTTACCATAAGTAACCCTCATGATTTTAGTGCTGGAGGTTTTCATTTTGAAGAAGGAGATATCCAACTAAATGGGGCACAGGCATTAGCATTCTCTCGTGAGCGATATTCCTTTGTGGATGGTGACTTTGAAAGAGGTCGTGATCAAATGAGGGTATTAACAGCAATCATCAATAAGATCACATCACCTGCCATCATTACAAATTATTCAAGTGTGTTAGATGCTATCGCAGATACTTTCCAAACAAATATGAATGAGGATGAAATAAAAGCAATCATCAATATGCAGTTAGATGATATGGCAGGCTGGAAAATTAAACAGATCAGTGTAAGTGGTACAGGTGGAAGTGATTGGACACCAGCCAATGGCTTCAATGCTTATGTGGCATATCCGGATATGGACAGTGTACATGAAGCAGTAGAGATGATGAGAAAAATAGAAAAAAATGAAATCATAGAATGA
- a CDS encoding LicD family protein: MNGSEDKKLFISLDDDIDILMLRNEYDKVCKIMKKLTLISFFYVWNDKDYGLLFGRKQRFY, encoded by the coding sequence TTGAATGGTAGTGAAGATAAAAAATTATTTATTTCTTTGGATGATGATATAGATATTTTAATGTTAAGAAATGAATATGATAAAGTTTGCAAAATAATGAAAAAATTAACTCTAATAAGTTTTTTTTATGTGTGGAACGATAAAGATTATGGTCTATTATTTGGAAGGAAACAAAGGTTTTACTGA
- a CDS encoding YitT family protein, producing MKDIIKIILGNIILTFAYALITVPNHIINGGVTSFSLIISQLINTDVTVIANIFTIILLLLSFIFLGKEFVLKSLLSSVCYMFFLSFFHVLPISFIMNPIICVSIAGIMVGLGYFLCISANASTVGFDVIALILNKKNRKFNVALTIRYIGIAILMFGIISFGISSVIYGILFTVIETSTLNICTKLRESKFGLKEEEIVR from the coding sequence ATGAAAGATATTATAAAAATTATTTTAGGGAATATAATTCTTACATTTGCATATGCGTTAATTACAGTTCCTAATCATATTATTAATGGTGGAGTTACTAGCTTTTCACTTATCATATCGCAATTAATTAATACGGATGTGACTGTAATTGCTAATATTTTTACAATTATATTATTATTACTGTCATTTATCTTTTTGGGAAAAGAATTCGTTTTAAAATCATTATTATCCAGTGTATGCTATATGTTTTTTTTGAGCTTTTTTCATGTATTACCAATTTCTTTTATAATGAATCCCATAATATGTGTTTCAATAGCAGGTATCATGGTAGGATTAGGTTATTTTTTGTGTATTTCAGCAAATGCGTCAACTGTAGGGTTTGACGTGATTGCTTTGATATTAAACAAGAAAAACAGAAAATTTAATGTTGCATTAACAATTCGTTATATAGGTATTGCAATTTTAATGTTTGGGATCATTTCGTTTGGTATTAGTTCTGTTATCTATGGAATATTATTCACTGTAATAGAAACAAGTACACTAAATATATGTACAAAATTAAGAGAAAGCAAGTTTGGATTAAAAGAAGAGGAGATTGTACGATGA